A window from Rhineura floridana isolate rRhiFlo1 chromosome 17, rRhiFlo1.hap2, whole genome shotgun sequence encodes these proteins:
- the FAM234A gene encoding protein FAM234A isoform X2 produces MEDKDLEAEIHPLKNEESKASEGQANSAKKESAPKQPGRLSRWRTAAFFLSLFLCLAVVFAFSFVIPCPVRPVSQRTWSRTYANATTYTFLAVGDVNQDRVQDVLFAFQASNGSSSGVNGSCSSEGFASPCAFLTAQSGTNGYTLWQRPVAEDLLLMDCSTEHDQAPACLVIGKPDLFAAIDLETGQTLWQEAGNFEPNSTVLSPLLKIPDVTGDGVSDLLVFSEVGEEIQSHFYSGKHGTQMGSNRSLHIPGRIGHLMQVTETGAHYVLFYTEKAVYGYSLNELYHMAFNSPADRSFGLKEDPRWAIAIDRTTHKVSLLSSGEIHYLTKMPVKSGADFLVSRLSTLELVDGQRLGSVWVTDIPHILSEPVLGSYGTNEVDIVIESRVSPKKKKVMIVEGPSGDIEWEAEVLLSGVGSPRPATLATADHRSVFLFWGTYQGDTNGTEPWEGAQQQHLYMFHPSFPNVLLEMSNSTEPVVAFEGPQAGSAPGQVVLSKRKLKEDIVGSRVIWLSQLAQDTEQSVRDRFLRMRYRSLR; encoded by the exons ATGGAGGACAAGGATTTGGAGGCAGAGATCCACCCACTCAAGAACGAGGAGAGCAAAGCTTCAGAGGGCCAAGCAAACAGTGCCAAGAAGGAAAGTGCCCCAAAGCAGCCTGGCCGGCTTTCAAGATGGCGCACAGcagccttctttctctctctcttcttgtgCCTCGCAGTGGTGTTTGCCTTCTCCTTCGTTATCCCCTGCCCAGTGAGGCCAGTTTCCCAAAGGACATGGAGCAGAACTTATGCCAATGCAA CAACTTACACCTTCCTGGCAGTGGGGGATGTGAACCAGGACAGAGTCCAGGATGTCCTCTTCGCTTTCCAGGCTTCCaacgggagcagcagcggcgtgAACGGTTCTTGCTCCAGTGAAG GCTTTGCCTCCCCCTGTGCCTTCCTGACAGCGCAGTCGGGCACAAATGGGTATACGCTCTGGCAGAGACCCGTTGCTGAAGACCTCCTGCTGATGGATTGCTCGACTGAACATGATCAGGCCCCAGCCTGCCTGGTTATAGGGAAGCCAGACCTCTTTGCAGCCATTGACTTGGAGACAG GGCAAACTCTGTGGCAAGAGGCTGGCAACTTTGAACCTAATTCAACAGTGCTGAGTCCCTTGTTGAAGatcccagatgttactggagatGGTGTGTCTGACCTTTTGGTCTTCTCTGAGGTGGGGGAGGAG ATTCAAAGCCACTTCTATTCGGGAAAACATGGTACCCAAATGGGGTCCAACAGAAGCTTGCACATTCCAGGGAGGATTGGCCACCTCATGCAAGTCACTGAGACGGGGGCCCACTACGTGCTCTTCTACACAG AAAAGGCTGTATATGGCTACTCTCTGAATGAGCTCTACCACATGGCATTCAACTCTCCAGCTGACAGGAGCTTTGGTCTGAAAGAAGACCCACGCTGGGCAATCGCAATTGACCGCACTACCCACAAAGTCTCCTTGCTCAg CTCTGGAGAAATCCACTACCTGACAAAGATGCCTGTGAAGTCAGGGGCCGATTTTTTGGTTTCAAGATTGAGCACGCTGGAGCTGGTGGATGGGCAGCGCTTGGGCTCAGTGTGGGTCACTGACATACCCCACATCCTAAG TGAGCCAGTGCTTGGATCCTATGGAACTAATGAGGTTGACATTGTCATTGAAAGCAGAGTCTCCCCCAAGAAGAAGAAG GTCATGATTGTGGAAGGCCCATCTGGAGATATTGAGTGGGAGGCAGAGGTGCTGCTCTCGGGGGTGGGGAGCCCCAGGCCAGCCACCCTCGCTACTGCCGATCACAGATCAGTCTTCCTCTTCTGGGGCACGTACCAGGGCGACACTAATGGAACA GAACCCTGGGAAGGGGCCCAGCAGCAGCACCTGTACATGTTCCACCCGTCCTTCCCCAACGTCCTCTTAGAGATGAGCAACAGCACAGAGCCAGTTGTTGCCTTTGAGG GGCCCCAGGCCGGCAGTGCTCCGGGGCAAGTGGTGCTGTCAAAGCGGAAGctgaaagaggacattgttggcaGCCGTGTGATCTGGCTCAGCCAGTTGGCCCAGGATACTGAACAGAGCGTCCGGGACCGCTTCCTCCGGATGAGATACCGCAGCCTTCGGTGA
- the FAM234A gene encoding protein FAM234A isoform X1, translating to MEDKDLEAEIHPLKNEESKASEGQANSAKKESAPKQPGRLSRWRTAAFFLSLFLCLAVVFAFSFVIPCPVRPVSQRTWSRTYANATTYTFLAVGDVNQDRVQDVLFAFQASNGSSSGVNGSCSSEGFASPCAFLTAQSGTNGYTLWQRPVAEDLLLMDCSTEHDQAPACLVIGKPDLFAAIDLETGQTLWQEAGNFEPNSTVLSPLLKIPDVTGDGVSDLLVFSEVGEEIQSHFYSGKHGTQMGSNRSLHIPGRIGHLMQVTETGAHYVLFYTEKAVYGYSLNELYHMAFNSPADRSFGLKEDPRWAIAIDRTTHKVSLLSSGEIHYLTKMPVKSGADFLVSRLSTLELVDGQRLGSVWVTDIPHILSEPVLGSYGTNEVDIVIESRVSPKKKKVMIVEGPSGDIEWEAEVLLSGVGSPRPATLATADHRSVFLFWGTYQGDTNGTEPWEGAQQQHLYMFHPSFPNVLLEMSNSTEPVVAFEGVLFERSRHACYVLLTGPQAGSAPGQVVLSKRKLKEDIVGSRVIWLSQLAQDTEQSVRDRFLRMRYRSLR from the exons ATGGAGGACAAGGATTTGGAGGCAGAGATCCACCCACTCAAGAACGAGGAGAGCAAAGCTTCAGAGGGCCAAGCAAACAGTGCCAAGAAGGAAAGTGCCCCAAAGCAGCCTGGCCGGCTTTCAAGATGGCGCACAGcagccttctttctctctctcttcttgtgCCTCGCAGTGGTGTTTGCCTTCTCCTTCGTTATCCCCTGCCCAGTGAGGCCAGTTTCCCAAAGGACATGGAGCAGAACTTATGCCAATGCAA CAACTTACACCTTCCTGGCAGTGGGGGATGTGAACCAGGACAGAGTCCAGGATGTCCTCTTCGCTTTCCAGGCTTCCaacgggagcagcagcggcgtgAACGGTTCTTGCTCCAGTGAAG GCTTTGCCTCCCCCTGTGCCTTCCTGACAGCGCAGTCGGGCACAAATGGGTATACGCTCTGGCAGAGACCCGTTGCTGAAGACCTCCTGCTGATGGATTGCTCGACTGAACATGATCAGGCCCCAGCCTGCCTGGTTATAGGGAAGCCAGACCTCTTTGCAGCCATTGACTTGGAGACAG GGCAAACTCTGTGGCAAGAGGCTGGCAACTTTGAACCTAATTCAACAGTGCTGAGTCCCTTGTTGAAGatcccagatgttactggagatGGTGTGTCTGACCTTTTGGTCTTCTCTGAGGTGGGGGAGGAG ATTCAAAGCCACTTCTATTCGGGAAAACATGGTACCCAAATGGGGTCCAACAGAAGCTTGCACATTCCAGGGAGGATTGGCCACCTCATGCAAGTCACTGAGACGGGGGCCCACTACGTGCTCTTCTACACAG AAAAGGCTGTATATGGCTACTCTCTGAATGAGCTCTACCACATGGCATTCAACTCTCCAGCTGACAGGAGCTTTGGTCTGAAAGAAGACCCACGCTGGGCAATCGCAATTGACCGCACTACCCACAAAGTCTCCTTGCTCAg CTCTGGAGAAATCCACTACCTGACAAAGATGCCTGTGAAGTCAGGGGCCGATTTTTTGGTTTCAAGATTGAGCACGCTGGAGCTGGTGGATGGGCAGCGCTTGGGCTCAGTGTGGGTCACTGACATACCCCACATCCTAAG TGAGCCAGTGCTTGGATCCTATGGAACTAATGAGGTTGACATTGTCATTGAAAGCAGAGTCTCCCCCAAGAAGAAGAAG GTCATGATTGTGGAAGGCCCATCTGGAGATATTGAGTGGGAGGCAGAGGTGCTGCTCTCGGGGGTGGGGAGCCCCAGGCCAGCCACCCTCGCTACTGCCGATCACAGATCAGTCTTCCTCTTCTGGGGCACGTACCAGGGCGACACTAATGGAACA GAACCCTGGGAAGGGGCCCAGCAGCAGCACCTGTACATGTTCCACCCGTCCTTCCCCAACGTCCTCTTAGAGATGAGCAACAGCACAGAGCCAGTTGTTGCCTTTGAGG GGGTGCTTTTTGAGCGGAGCCGCCATGCCTGCTATGTGTTACTGACAGGGCCCCAGGCCGGCAGTGCTCCGGGGCAAGTGGTGCTGTCAAAGCGGAAGctgaaagaggacattgttggcaGCCGTGTGATCTGGCTCAGCCAGTTGGCCCAGGATACTGAACAGAGCGTCCGGGACCGCTTCCTCCGGATGAGATACCGCAGCCTTCGGTGA
- the TRAP1 gene encoding heat shock protein 75 kDa, mitochondrial: MARLEALRGGCRLLSLLLRPAAGPRAVVAHRSLSPLLPNLSWASRNSYSYSTQASQSDEETPPLHRLASNPERVPGSASRHEFQAETKELLDIVARSLYSEKEVFIRELISNGSDALEKLRHKLMSEGKFLPELEIHIETDAKKGTVTIQDTGIGMSQEELLSNLGTIARSGSKAFLDVLRNRVEAGSNIIGQFGVGFYSVFMVADQVDVFSQSAQPGSPGYCWHSDGSGIFEISEASGVQTGTKIILHLKEDCKEFASEGRVKEVITKYSNFISFPLFLNGQRVNTMQALWVMDPKDVGDWQHKEFYRFIAQAHDEPRYVLHYKTDAPLNIRSIFYIPEMKPSMFDVSRELGSSVALYSRKVLILTKAADILPKWLRFLKGVVDSEDLPLNLSRELLQESALIRKLREVLQQRLIKFFIDQSKRDPVKYAKFFEDYGLFMREGIVTISEQEVKEDIAKLLRYESSALPGGQLTSLPEYASRMQAGSRNIYYLCAPNRHLAEHSPYYEAMKKKDAEVLFCYEQFDELTLLHLREFDKKKLMSVETDIVVDHYKEEKFEESRSVEECLSSQDSEDLLAWMRNALGPRVATIKVTPRLEMHPAMITVLEMGAARHFLRMQQLAKTSEERAQILQPTLEINTGHTLIKKLSRLRASQPALAQMLLDQIYDNAMIAAGLNDDPRPMVNRLNELLAKALEKH; encoded by the exons ATGGCGAGGCTGGAGGCGCTGCGCGGCGGGTGCCGCCTTCTCTCGCTCCTGCTCCGCCCAGCGGCAG GGCCGAGGGCCGTGGTTGCTCACCGGAGCCTCTCTCCGCTGCTGCCCAACCTGAGCTGGGCTTCCAGGAACAGCTACAGCTACAGCACGCAGGCCAGCCAGAGCGACGAGGAGACGCCACCACTGCACAGGCTGGCCAGCAACCCTGAGCGTGTCCCAG GTTCTGCTTCCAGGCACGAATTTCAAGCAGAGACCAAGGAGCTGCTGGATATTGTGGCCCGTTCCCTCTACTCGGAGAAGGAG GTGTTTATCCGAGAGTTGATCTCCAATGGCAGCGATGCTTTAGAAAAACTGCGCCACAAGCTGATGTCTGAAGGGAAGTTCCTGCCAGAACTGGAAATCCATATTGAGACAGATGCCAAAAAAGGAACCGTCACCATCCAG GACACAGGCATCGGGATGAGCCAAGAGGAGCTTCTCTCTAATCTTGGAACCATTGCTAGATCCGGCTCCAAG GCCTTCTTGGATGTGCTGCGGAACCGGGTGGAAGCCGGCAGTAACATCATTGGCCAGTTTGGAGTGGGCTTCTATTCGGTCTTCATGGTGGCAGATCAGGTGGATGTGTTCTCACAGTCAGCACAGCCAGGCAGCCCCGGCTACTGTTGGCATTCGGATGG TTCAGGGATATTTGAGATTTCAGAAGCCTCTGGAGTTCAAACTGGGACAAAAATAATTCTTCATCTGAAGGAAGACTGCAAGGAGTTTGCCAGTGAAGGGCGAGTCAAAG AGGTCATCACAAAATACAGCAACTTCATCAGCTTTCCCCTCTTTCTCAATGGGCAACGTGTCAACACCATGCAG GCTCTCTGGGTGATGGATCCCAAGGATGTTGGAGACTGGCAGCACAAGGAGTTCTACCGCTTCATTGCTCAGGCCCACGATGAGCCTCGCTACGTCCTGCACTACAAGACGGATGCACCCCTCAACATCCGCAGCATCTTCTACATCCCAGAGATG AAGCCCTCTATGTTTGACGTCAGCCGGGAGCTGGGCTCCAGTGTCGCCCTCTACAGTCGCAAGGTCTTGATCCTGACCAAAGCCGCAGACATCTTGCCAAAGTGGCTCCGCTTCCTGAAAG GGGTCGTAGACAGTGAAGATCTCCCTCTGAACCTCAGCCGGGAGTTGCTGCAAGAGAGTGCTCTCATCAG GAAGCTCAGGGAAGTCTTGCAGCAGAGGCTGATCAAGTTCTTCATTGACCAGAGCAAGAGGGATCCTGTGAAATATGCCAAGTTCTTCGAGGATTATGGGCTGTTCATGCGTGAGGGGATCGTCACGATTTCAGAGCAGGAGGTCAAG GAAGACATAGCTAAGCTGTTACGATACGAGTCGTCGGCATTGCCTGGAGGCCAGCTGACCAGCCTCCCGGAATACGCCAGCCGCATGCAAGCTGGCAGCAGAAATATCTACTACCTCTGTGCTCCTAATCGACATCTAGCTGAGCACTCTCCGTACTACGAAGCCATGAAGAAAAAGGATGCTGAG GTGCTGTTCTGCTATGAGCAGTTTGATGAACTGACTCTCCTGCACCTCCGGGAGTTTGACAAGAAGAAGCTGATGTCAGTGGAGACGGACATTGTTGTGGACCACTATAAGGAGGAGAAGTTTGAGGAGAGCCGTTCAG TTGAGGAGTGCCTGAGCTCCCAGGATTCAGAGGACCTCCTGGCCTGGATGAGGAATGCTCTTGGACCGCGAGTTGCCACTATCAAG GTGACCCCACGCCTTGAAATGCACCCAGCCATGATTACTGTGCTGGAGATGGGTGCCGCCCGCCACTTCCTTCGCATGCAGCAGCTGGCCAAAACCAGTGAGGAGCGGGCCCAGATCCTTCAACCCACACTGGAGATAAATACAGG GCACACTCTGATCAAGAAACTCAGCCGGCTCCGAGCCAGCCAGCCGGCCCTGGCCCAAATGCTGCTTGACCAG